Proteins from one Ananas comosus cultivar F153 linkage group 5, ASM154086v1, whole genome shotgun sequence genomic window:
- the LOC109710645 gene encoding LOW QUALITY PROTEIN: pentatricopeptide repeat-containing protein At5g18390, mitochondrial (The sequence of the model RefSeq protein was modified relative to this genomic sequence to represent the inferred CDS: inserted 2 bases in 1 codon), protein MFLRICRRRPPCPSSITITSSSSSSFLLLGVLCRSLGTTLNPSEPGSNDVCPSSKDAYFAAVHHIANIVRRDFYLERTLNRLRLPPPTPEFVLRAVXTRPSFSPSPAHFSALLLPLSSRADLLPHLWALAALMRSLSLPLPPLPFAAAIESYGRAGLPDPAVALFNRLPRFGCPHSALLYNALLSALCANRLFQAAYALVRRMARRRVPPDRRTFSLLVDAWCAAGKLREAQLFLDEMGRLGFRPPVRGRDLLIDGLVRAGHLQSAKSIVRRMTKEGLLPDVATFDSLLQALCDAQDSQFAAALLRDAAGRGLCPDLSTYKILIPAVAKAGRLDEAFRLFYAAVDDGHRPFPSLYAAIVKALCKAGRFPDAFAFFNDVKATGHPPNRPVYTMLVKMCVRGGRFVDAANYLVEMTEMGLVPRAQSFDAVVDGLKHCGKHDLAKRMEQLEVSLMGN, encoded by the exons ATGTTCCTGCGCATCTGCCGCCGCCGTCCTCCCTGCCCCTCGTCCATTACCAttaccagcagcagcagcagcagcttcctCCTGCTTGGCGTCCTCTGCCGCTCCCTCGGAACGACCCTGAACCCTTCCGAGCCCGGCAGCAACGACGTTTGCCCGTCGTCGAAAGACGCCTACTTCGCGGCCGTCCACCACATCGCGAACATCGTGCGGCGCGACTTCTACCTGGAGCGCACGCTGAACCGCCTGCGGCTGCCGCCTCCGACCCCGGAGTTCGTGCTCCGTGCGGT GACCCGGCCGTCCTTCTCCCCCTCCCCGGCCCACTTCTCTGCCCTCCTCCTCCCGCTCTCCTCCCGCGCGGACCTCCTCCCCCACCTCTGGGCCCTCGCCGCCCTCATgcgctccctctccctccccctcccgcCGCTCCccttcgccgccgccatcgAGTCCTACGGCCGCGCCGGCCTCCCCGACCCCGCCGTCGCCCTCTTCAACCGCCTCCCCCGCTTCGGCTGCCCCCACTCCGCCCTCCTCTACAACGCCCTCCTCTCCGCCCTCTGCGCCAACCGCCTCTTCCAAGCCGCCTACGCCCTCGTCCGCCGCATGGCCCGCCGCCGCGTCCCCCCCGACCGCCGCACCTTCTCCCTCCTCGTCGACGCCTGGTGCGCCGCCGGCAAGCTCCGCGAGGCCCAGCTCTTCCTCGACGAGATGGGCCGCCTCGGCTTCCGCCCCCCCGTCCGCGGCCGCGACCTCCTCATCGACGGCCTCGTCCGCGCCGGCCACCTCCAGTCCGCCAAGTCCATCGTCCGCCGCATGACCAAGGAGGGCCTCCTCCCCGACGTCGCCACCTTCGACTCCCTCCTCCAAGCCCTCTGCGACGCCCAAGACTCCCAATtcgccgccgccctcctccGCGACGCCGCCGGCCGCGGCCTCTGCCCCGACCTCTCCACCTACAAGATCCTCATCCCCGCCGTCGCCAAGGCCGGCCGCCTCGACGAGGCCTTCCGCCTCTTCTACGCCGCCGTCGACGACGGCCACCGCCCCTTCCCCAGCCTCTACGCCGCCATCGTCAAGGCGCTCTGCAAGGCCGGCCGGTTCCCCGACGCGTTCGCCTTCTTCAACGACGTGAAGGCGACGGGGCACCCGCCCAACCGCCCCGTCTACACCATGCTGGTGAAGATGTGCGTGCGGGGCGGGCGCTTCGTGGACGCGGCCAACTACCTGGTGGAGATGACGGAGATGGGCTTGGTGCCGAGGGCCCAGAGCTTCGACGCCGTCGTGGACGGTTTGAAGCACTGCGGGAAGCACGACCTCGCGAAGAGGATGGAGCAGCTGGAGGTCTCGCTCATGGGCAActga
- the LOC109710646 gene encoding peptidyl-prolyl cis-trans isomerase FKBP15-1 — protein sequence MAKLLLSIVLIAAIALFVSAKKSGDVTELQIGVKYKPETCSIQAHKGDRIKVHYRGTLTDGKVFDSSFERGDPIEFELGSGQVIKGWDQGLLGMCIGEKRKLKIPAKLGYGTQGSPPSIPGGATLIFDTELVAINGKTSEDGKSAEANSEL from the exons aTGGCGAAGCTACTCCTTTCCATCGTTTTAATCGCCGCGATCGCTCTATTCG TTTCCGCGAAGAAATCGGGGGATGTGACAGAGCTCCAGATCGGTGTGAAG TACAAGCCAGAAACTTGCAGCATTCAAGCTCACAAAGGTGACCGAATTAAAGTCCACTATCGA GGGACGCTCACTGATGGCAAAGTTTTTGATTCCAGCTTTGAGAGAGGTGATCCGATTGAATTTGAACTTGGCAGTGGCCAAGTAATTAAAG GATGGGACCAAGGGCTTTTGGGTATGTGCATTGGAGAAAAGAGGAAGTTAAAGATACCGGCAAAGCTTGGCTATGGCACTCAAGGATCGCCGCCCTCCATCCCAG GCGGAGCTACACTAATATTCGATACGGAGCTGGTTGCTATTAATGGCAAGACATCGGAGGATGGCAAATCCGCAGAGGCCAACAGTGAGCTCTAG
- the LOC109710994 gene encoding uncharacterized protein LOC109710994 isoform X3, producing MKPDDKRRVQPSGGGGGGKGYVCHACGWACTNPHPSAKQRRSHRKHCGKSAAAAAAEGRRRVSDEELSDEDRRKKDGVDVLVEGESEDNGGGEKEFDRNGSDGETGFGGLGGDCGDLEKVRDNNLGHVVLNNLQMDGTETTTFDDDCGEEEEVFNKQGRQHVTMNAELNESAENADNKDTVRIPTASVLSGDATNISSFIYSEVDNVDKRVEISVPMNHANGVETMRNDFPTEIDPHTNGVILSTSSGEQTWAEMPHNESLCRSSSEINAREHVDDSVSGNEGKNLNDLSIASNAPSKDNSQVVGSFQDKNFPIESDEIFDSVGAKARDVLESHVEGEVPEMVSSVFSLRKSDEFTGEDPLNEKVHEVNSLHDQSSDAAAIDYSTNRHIKNNTSPTVTEVDIESASSLGNSGGCEGLGSLGLNYNQVNSCSTVGDSSGFQETASDTEFLDSLEHETEYPFKQTETHELVFGSFVVSDADCDALSAVSHFSETFITDDERPDLMQEENGLKLHVDGDDNALEEADSQQDSSLKCLEISHQKSEYLSYSPSDQLNYQNLLEETNAEAEANDESNNLGLLEECCEEGESESGHLENVSGHELSLVNEHKDGLAGTIVDNHNDHSFIELFLEISGVKEVPNGKTVSDDTESTINKSVANHESNGNGIFEVISSSDCHQNLLEDLHVESEEEPDIEIVMKTCFSDSSFQSDTFEEKQGSNPDGGAPEIEHKTNELPTLHAQTPVCESADATKVLSSSDTAINDSLGKNRSHSRDFIVTSPPPANADHPTLQMGQEIQVEKRAQQEIQARKNEEIATKVVRWNSQKAYVPLRALLAEANFESDRESTKADNNKMPTTTAFAKSRSLKDEASLATSASSRSAADRKEWSSPARLPKGMDKKRRAKGKQGWAPFMCCPSTN from the exons ATGAAGCCCGACGATAAGCGCCGAGTTCAACCCTCAggt ggtggaggaggagggaagGGGTACGTGTGCCACGCGTGTGGGTGGGCGTGCACGAACCCCCACCCCAGCGCGAAACAGCGGCGGTCGCACCGGAAGCACTGCGGGaaatcggcggcggcggcggcggcggagggacgGAGGAGGGTTTCAGATGAGGAGCTCTCCGATGAGGATCGGCGCAAGAAGGATG GTGTAGATGTGTTGGTGGAAGGAGAATCGGAGGACAATGGGGGAGGAGAGAAGGAGTTCGATCGTAACGGATCGGATGGAGAGACAGGTTTTGGTGGATTGGGTGGAGATTGCGGAGATTTGGAGAAAGTGAGAGATAACAATCTTG GTCATGTAGTGCTCAATAATTTACAGATGGATGGCACTGAAACAACAACATTTGATGATGAttgtggagaggaagaagaagtgtTCAATAAACAAGGACGACAGCATGTTACTATGAATGCCGAACTCAACGAGTCAGCAGAGAATGCAGATAATAAGGACACTGTCCGTATTCCAACTGCGTCTGTTCTCTCTGGTGATGCTACTAATATTTCCTCTTTTATATACTCTGAGGTAGACAATGTGGATAAGCGTGTAGAGATTAGTGTGCCGATGAATCATGCAAATGGTGTTGAAACTATGAGGAATGATTTTCCTACTGAAATTGATCCACACACAAATGGAGTTATTTTATCCACATCATCCGGTGAGCAAACTTGGGCCGAAATGCCTCATAATGAATCCTTATGTCGGTCTTCATCGGAAATTAATGCACGTGAGCATGTAGATGATTCTGTCTCTGGAAATGAAGGAAAGAATTTGAATGATTTATCAATAGCATCAAACGCACCTTCTAAGGATAATTCGCAGGTTGTCGGATCATTTCAGGATAAAAATTTTCCCATTGAATCTGATGAAATATTTGATTCTGTTGGTGCGAAAGCTAGAGATGTGCTAGAAAGTCATGTGGAAGGTGAAGTTCCGGAAATGGTTTCATCAGTATTTTCCCTTCGAAAATCAGATGAATTTACAGGCGAGGACCCTTTGAATGAAAAAGTTCATGAAGTCAACTCTCTGCATGATCAGTCCTCTGATGCTGCTGCTATTGATTATTCTACCAACAGgcatattaaaaataatacatCTCCAACTGTTACAGAAGTTGACATTGAGTCTGCATCATCTCTTGGAAATTCTGGAGGTTGCGAAGGTCTTGGATCTCTGGGGTTAAATTATAACCAAGTTAATTCATGTTCAACAGTTGGAGATTCATCGGGATTCCAGGAAACAGCTTCAGATACTGAGTTCTTAGATTCACTGGAACATGAAACAGAATATCCATTCAAACAAACAGAGACACATGAACTTGTGTTCGGAAGTTTTGTAGTTTCTGATGCTGACTGCGATGCACTCTCTGCTGTTAGCCATTTTAGTGAAACATTCATCACAGATGATGAAAGGCCTGACCTTATGCAGGAGGAAAATGGGCTAAAATTACATGTTGATGGGGATGACAATGCATTGGAAGAGGCTGATTCTCAGCAAGACTCAAGCTTAAAATGTTTGGAAATAAGCCACCAAAAGTCGGAATATTTATCTTATAGTCCTTCTGATCAACTCAATTACCAAAATCTACTGGAAGAAACGAATGCAGAAGCTGAAGCTAATGACGAGTCAAATAACTTGGGTCTCCTCGAAGAATGTTGCGAGGAAGGTGAATCAGAAAGTGGGCATTTGGAAAATGTATCTGGACATGAATTATCTCTGGTAAATGAGCATAAGGATGGGTTAGCAGGGACTATTGTTGATAATCACAATGATCACTCttttattgaattatttttgGAGATCAGTGGAGTCAAAGAAGTACCCAATGGGAAAACAGTTTCAGATGACACAGAGTCTACAATTAATAAGTCTGTTGCAAATCATGAGTCCAATGGTAATGGCATATTTGAAGTCATTAGCTCTAGTGATTGTCATCAGAATTTGCTAGAGGATCTGCATGTTGAATCTGAGGAAGAGCCTGATATTGAAATTGTGATGAAAACTTGCTTTTCTGATTCAAGTTTCCAATCAGACACTTTTGAAGAGAAACAGGGCTCAAACCCAg ATGGAGGTGCTCCAGAAATCGAGCATAAAACAAATGAACTTCCTACTCTTCATGCACAAACTCCTGTCTGCGAAAGTGCCGATGCTACTAAAGTTCTTTCTTCTTCTGACACGGCAATAAATGATAGCTTGGGTAAAAACAGATCCCACAGCAGGGATTTCATTGTCACATCTCCTCCTCCAGCCAATGCCGATCATCCTACGCTGCAGATGGGTCAGGAGATTCAGGTAGAAAAGAGAGCACAGCAAGAAATCCAAGCAAGAAAGAATGAGGAGATAGCCACGAAGGTGGTTAGATGGAATTCGCAGAAAGCCTACGTCCCTCTGAGGGCCCTCCTCGCTGAAGCTAATTTCGAGAGTGATCGGGAGTCCACAAAAGCTGATAACAACAAAATGCCGACGACCACTGCTTTCGCGAAAAGCCGGTCGCTGAAAGACGAGGCAAGTTTGGCGACGTCGGCTTCTTCGAGAAGTGCTGCTGATCGCAAAGAGTGGAGTTCCCCCGCGAGGTTACCTAAAGGCATGGATAAGAAGAGGAGAGCTAAAGGAAAGCAAGGTTGGGCGCCATTTATGTGCTGTCCCTCCACGAATTGA
- the LOC109710994 gene encoding uncharacterized protein LOC109710994 isoform X1 has translation MKPDDKRRVQPSGGGGGKGYVCHACGWACTNPHPSAKQRRSHRKHCGKSAAAAAAEGRRRVSDEELSDEDRRKKDGVDVLVEGESEDNGGGEKEFDRNGSDGETGFGGLGGDCGDLEKVRDNNLDSLLQLHSLVNDDCNTKCSEIQLTTREHLAGHVVLNNLQMDGTETTTFDDDCGEEEEVFNKQGRQHVTMNAELNESAENADNKDTVRIPTASVLSGDATNISSFIYSEVDNVDKRVEISVPMNHANGVETMRNDFPTEIDPHTNGVILSTSSGEQTWAEMPHNESLCRSSSEINAREHVDDSVSGNEGKNLNDLSIASNAPSKDNSQVVGSFQDKNFPIESDEIFDSVGAKARDVLESHVEGEVPEMVSSVFSLRKSDEFTGEDPLNEKVHEVNSLHDQSSDAAAIDYSTNRHIKNNTSPTVTEVDIESASSLGNSGGCEGLGSLGLNYNQVNSCSTVGDSSGFQETASDTEFLDSLEHETEYPFKQTETHELVFGSFVVSDADCDALSAVSHFSETFITDDERPDLMQEENGLKLHVDGDDNALEEADSQQDSSLKCLEISHQKSEYLSYSPSDQLNYQNLLEETNAEAEANDESNNLGLLEECCEEGESESGHLENVSGHELSLVNEHKDGLAGTIVDNHNDHSFIELFLEISGVKEVPNGKTVSDDTESTINKSVANHESNGNGIFEVISSSDCHQNLLEDLHVESEEEPDIEIVMKTCFSDSSFQSDTFEEKQGSNPDGGAPEIEHKTNELPTLHAQTPVCESADATKVLSSSDTAINDSLGKNRSHSRDFIVTSPPPANADHPTLQMGQEIQVEKRAQQEIQARKNEEIATKVVRWNSQKAYVPLRALLAEANFESDRESTKADNNKMPTTTAFAKSRSLKDEASLATSASSRSAADRKEWSSPARLPKGMDKKRRAKGKQGWAPFMCCPSTN, from the exons ATGAAGCCCGACGATAAGCGCCGAGTTCAACCCTCAg gtggaggaggagggaagGGGTACGTGTGCCACGCGTGTGGGTGGGCGTGCACGAACCCCCACCCCAGCGCGAAACAGCGGCGGTCGCACCGGAAGCACTGCGGGaaatcggcggcggcggcggcggcggagggacgGAGGAGGGTTTCAGATGAGGAGCTCTCCGATGAGGATCGGCGCAAGAAGGATG GTGTAGATGTGTTGGTGGAAGGAGAATCGGAGGACAATGGGGGAGGAGAGAAGGAGTTCGATCGTAACGGATCGGATGGAGAGACAGGTTTTGGTGGATTGGGTGGAGATTGCGGAGATTTGGAGAAAGTGAGAGATAACAATCTTG ATAGTCTTCTGCAACTGCATTCTCTTGTTAATGATGACTGCAATACAAAATGCAGCGAAATCCAACTAACCACTCGTGAGCACTTGGCAGGTCATGTAGTGCTCAATAATTTACAGATGGATGGCACTGAAACAACAACATTTGATGATGAttgtggagaggaagaagaagtgtTCAATAAACAAGGACGACAGCATGTTACTATGAATGCCGAACTCAACGAGTCAGCAGAGAATGCAGATAATAAGGACACTGTCCGTATTCCAACTGCGTCTGTTCTCTCTGGTGATGCTACTAATATTTCCTCTTTTATATACTCTGAGGTAGACAATGTGGATAAGCGTGTAGAGATTAGTGTGCCGATGAATCATGCAAATGGTGTTGAAACTATGAGGAATGATTTTCCTACTGAAATTGATCCACACACAAATGGAGTTATTTTATCCACATCATCCGGTGAGCAAACTTGGGCCGAAATGCCTCATAATGAATCCTTATGTCGGTCTTCATCGGAAATTAATGCACGTGAGCATGTAGATGATTCTGTCTCTGGAAATGAAGGAAAGAATTTGAATGATTTATCAATAGCATCAAACGCACCTTCTAAGGATAATTCGCAGGTTGTCGGATCATTTCAGGATAAAAATTTTCCCATTGAATCTGATGAAATATTTGATTCTGTTGGTGCGAAAGCTAGAGATGTGCTAGAAAGTCATGTGGAAGGTGAAGTTCCGGAAATGGTTTCATCAGTATTTTCCCTTCGAAAATCAGATGAATTTACAGGCGAGGACCCTTTGAATGAAAAAGTTCATGAAGTCAACTCTCTGCATGATCAGTCCTCTGATGCTGCTGCTATTGATTATTCTACCAACAGgcatattaaaaataatacatCTCCAACTGTTACAGAAGTTGACATTGAGTCTGCATCATCTCTTGGAAATTCTGGAGGTTGCGAAGGTCTTGGATCTCTGGGGTTAAATTATAACCAAGTTAATTCATGTTCAACAGTTGGAGATTCATCGGGATTCCAGGAAACAGCTTCAGATACTGAGTTCTTAGATTCACTGGAACATGAAACAGAATATCCATTCAAACAAACAGAGACACATGAACTTGTGTTCGGAAGTTTTGTAGTTTCTGATGCTGACTGCGATGCACTCTCTGCTGTTAGCCATTTTAGTGAAACATTCATCACAGATGATGAAAGGCCTGACCTTATGCAGGAGGAAAATGGGCTAAAATTACATGTTGATGGGGATGACAATGCATTGGAAGAGGCTGATTCTCAGCAAGACTCAAGCTTAAAATGTTTGGAAATAAGCCACCAAAAGTCGGAATATTTATCTTATAGTCCTTCTGATCAACTCAATTACCAAAATCTACTGGAAGAAACGAATGCAGAAGCTGAAGCTAATGACGAGTCAAATAACTTGGGTCTCCTCGAAGAATGTTGCGAGGAAGGTGAATCAGAAAGTGGGCATTTGGAAAATGTATCTGGACATGAATTATCTCTGGTAAATGAGCATAAGGATGGGTTAGCAGGGACTATTGTTGATAATCACAATGATCACTCttttattgaattatttttgGAGATCAGTGGAGTCAAAGAAGTACCCAATGGGAAAACAGTTTCAGATGACACAGAGTCTACAATTAATAAGTCTGTTGCAAATCATGAGTCCAATGGTAATGGCATATTTGAAGTCATTAGCTCTAGTGATTGTCATCAGAATTTGCTAGAGGATCTGCATGTTGAATCTGAGGAAGAGCCTGATATTGAAATTGTGATGAAAACTTGCTTTTCTGATTCAAGTTTCCAATCAGACACTTTTGAAGAGAAACAGGGCTCAAACCCAg ATGGAGGTGCTCCAGAAATCGAGCATAAAACAAATGAACTTCCTACTCTTCATGCACAAACTCCTGTCTGCGAAAGTGCCGATGCTACTAAAGTTCTTTCTTCTTCTGACACGGCAATAAATGATAGCTTGGGTAAAAACAGATCCCACAGCAGGGATTTCATTGTCACATCTCCTCCTCCAGCCAATGCCGATCATCCTACGCTGCAGATGGGTCAGGAGATTCAGGTAGAAAAGAGAGCACAGCAAGAAATCCAAGCAAGAAAGAATGAGGAGATAGCCACGAAGGTGGTTAGATGGAATTCGCAGAAAGCCTACGTCCCTCTGAGGGCCCTCCTCGCTGAAGCTAATTTCGAGAGTGATCGGGAGTCCACAAAAGCTGATAACAACAAAATGCCGACGACCACTGCTTTCGCGAAAAGCCGGTCGCTGAAAGACGAGGCAAGTTTGGCGACGTCGGCTTCTTCGAGAAGTGCTGCTGATCGCAAAGAGTGGAGTTCCCCCGCGAGGTTACCTAAAGGCATGGATAAGAAGAGGAGAGCTAAAGGAAAGCAAGGTTGGGCGCCATTTATGTGCTGTCCCTCCACGAATTGA
- the LOC109710994 gene encoding uncharacterized protein LOC109710994 isoform X2: MKPDDKRRVQPSGGGGGGKGYVCHACGWACTNPHPSAKQRRSHRKHCGKSAAAAAAEGRRRVSDEELSDEDRRKKDDVLVEGESEDNGGGEKEFDRNGSDGETGFGGLGGDCGDLEKVRDNNLDSLLQLHSLVNDDCNTKCSEIQLTTREHLAGHVVLNNLQMDGTETTTFDDDCGEEEEVFNKQGRQHVTMNAELNESAENADNKDTVRIPTASVLSGDATNISSFIYSEVDNVDKRVEISVPMNHANGVETMRNDFPTEIDPHTNGVILSTSSGEQTWAEMPHNESLCRSSSEINAREHVDDSVSGNEGKNLNDLSIASNAPSKDNSQVVGSFQDKNFPIESDEIFDSVGAKARDVLESHVEGEVPEMVSSVFSLRKSDEFTGEDPLNEKVHEVNSLHDQSSDAAAIDYSTNRHIKNNTSPTVTEVDIESASSLGNSGGCEGLGSLGLNYNQVNSCSTVGDSSGFQETASDTEFLDSLEHETEYPFKQTETHELVFGSFVVSDADCDALSAVSHFSETFITDDERPDLMQEENGLKLHVDGDDNALEEADSQQDSSLKCLEISHQKSEYLSYSPSDQLNYQNLLEETNAEAEANDESNNLGLLEECCEEGESESGHLENVSGHELSLVNEHKDGLAGTIVDNHNDHSFIELFLEISGVKEVPNGKTVSDDTESTINKSVANHESNGNGIFEVISSSDCHQNLLEDLHVESEEEPDIEIVMKTCFSDSSFQSDTFEEKQGSNPDGGAPEIEHKTNELPTLHAQTPVCESADATKVLSSSDTAINDSLGKNRSHSRDFIVTSPPPANADHPTLQMGQEIQVEKRAQQEIQARKNEEIATKVVRWNSQKAYVPLRALLAEANFESDRESTKADNNKMPTTTAFAKSRSLKDEASLATSASSRSAADRKEWSSPARLPKGMDKKRRAKGKQGWAPFMCCPSTN, encoded by the exons ATGAAGCCCGACGATAAGCGCCGAGTTCAACCCTCAggt ggtggaggaggagggaagGGGTACGTGTGCCACGCGTGTGGGTGGGCGTGCACGAACCCCCACCCCAGCGCGAAACAGCGGCGGTCGCACCGGAAGCACTGCGGGaaatcggcggcggcggcggcggcggagggacgGAGGAGGGTTTCAGATGAGGAGCTCTCCGATGAGGATCGGCGCAAGAAGGATG ATGTGTTGGTGGAAGGAGAATCGGAGGACAATGGGGGAGGAGAGAAGGAGTTCGATCGTAACGGATCGGATGGAGAGACAGGTTTTGGTGGATTGGGTGGAGATTGCGGAGATTTGGAGAAAGTGAGAGATAACAATCTTG ATAGTCTTCTGCAACTGCATTCTCTTGTTAATGATGACTGCAATACAAAATGCAGCGAAATCCAACTAACCACTCGTGAGCACTTGGCAGGTCATGTAGTGCTCAATAATTTACAGATGGATGGCACTGAAACAACAACATTTGATGATGAttgtggagaggaagaagaagtgtTCAATAAACAAGGACGACAGCATGTTACTATGAATGCCGAACTCAACGAGTCAGCAGAGAATGCAGATAATAAGGACACTGTCCGTATTCCAACTGCGTCTGTTCTCTCTGGTGATGCTACTAATATTTCCTCTTTTATATACTCTGAGGTAGACAATGTGGATAAGCGTGTAGAGATTAGTGTGCCGATGAATCATGCAAATGGTGTTGAAACTATGAGGAATGATTTTCCTACTGAAATTGATCCACACACAAATGGAGTTATTTTATCCACATCATCCGGTGAGCAAACTTGGGCCGAAATGCCTCATAATGAATCCTTATGTCGGTCTTCATCGGAAATTAATGCACGTGAGCATGTAGATGATTCTGTCTCTGGAAATGAAGGAAAGAATTTGAATGATTTATCAATAGCATCAAACGCACCTTCTAAGGATAATTCGCAGGTTGTCGGATCATTTCAGGATAAAAATTTTCCCATTGAATCTGATGAAATATTTGATTCTGTTGGTGCGAAAGCTAGAGATGTGCTAGAAAGTCATGTGGAAGGTGAAGTTCCGGAAATGGTTTCATCAGTATTTTCCCTTCGAAAATCAGATGAATTTACAGGCGAGGACCCTTTGAATGAAAAAGTTCATGAAGTCAACTCTCTGCATGATCAGTCCTCTGATGCTGCTGCTATTGATTATTCTACCAACAGgcatattaaaaataatacatCTCCAACTGTTACAGAAGTTGACATTGAGTCTGCATCATCTCTTGGAAATTCTGGAGGTTGCGAAGGTCTTGGATCTCTGGGGTTAAATTATAACCAAGTTAATTCATGTTCAACAGTTGGAGATTCATCGGGATTCCAGGAAACAGCTTCAGATACTGAGTTCTTAGATTCACTGGAACATGAAACAGAATATCCATTCAAACAAACAGAGACACATGAACTTGTGTTCGGAAGTTTTGTAGTTTCTGATGCTGACTGCGATGCACTCTCTGCTGTTAGCCATTTTAGTGAAACATTCATCACAGATGATGAAAGGCCTGACCTTATGCAGGAGGAAAATGGGCTAAAATTACATGTTGATGGGGATGACAATGCATTGGAAGAGGCTGATTCTCAGCAAGACTCAAGCTTAAAATGTTTGGAAATAAGCCACCAAAAGTCGGAATATTTATCTTATAGTCCTTCTGATCAACTCAATTACCAAAATCTACTGGAAGAAACGAATGCAGAAGCTGAAGCTAATGACGAGTCAAATAACTTGGGTCTCCTCGAAGAATGTTGCGAGGAAGGTGAATCAGAAAGTGGGCATTTGGAAAATGTATCTGGACATGAATTATCTCTGGTAAATGAGCATAAGGATGGGTTAGCAGGGACTATTGTTGATAATCACAATGATCACTCttttattgaattatttttgGAGATCAGTGGAGTCAAAGAAGTACCCAATGGGAAAACAGTTTCAGATGACACAGAGTCTACAATTAATAAGTCTGTTGCAAATCATGAGTCCAATGGTAATGGCATATTTGAAGTCATTAGCTCTAGTGATTGTCATCAGAATTTGCTAGAGGATCTGCATGTTGAATCTGAGGAAGAGCCTGATATTGAAATTGTGATGAAAACTTGCTTTTCTGATTCAAGTTTCCAATCAGACACTTTTGAAGAGAAACAGGGCTCAAACCCAg ATGGAGGTGCTCCAGAAATCGAGCATAAAACAAATGAACTTCCTACTCTTCATGCACAAACTCCTGTCTGCGAAAGTGCCGATGCTACTAAAGTTCTTTCTTCTTCTGACACGGCAATAAATGATAGCTTGGGTAAAAACAGATCCCACAGCAGGGATTTCATTGTCACATCTCCTCCTCCAGCCAATGCCGATCATCCTACGCTGCAGATGGGTCAGGAGATTCAGGTAGAAAAGAGAGCACAGCAAGAAATCCAAGCAAGAAAGAATGAGGAGATAGCCACGAAGGTGGTTAGATGGAATTCGCAGAAAGCCTACGTCCCTCTGAGGGCCCTCCTCGCTGAAGCTAATTTCGAGAGTGATCGGGAGTCCACAAAAGCTGATAACAACAAAATGCCGACGACCACTGCTTTCGCGAAAAGCCGGTCGCTGAAAGACGAGGCAAGTTTGGCGACGTCGGCTTCTTCGAGAAGTGCTGCTGATCGCAAAGAGTGGAGTTCCCCCGCGAGGTTACCTAAAGGCATGGATAAGAAGAGGAGAGCTAAAGGAAAGCAAGGTTGGGCGCCATTTATGTGCTGTCCCTCCACGAATTGA